The following proteins are encoded in a genomic region of Triticum dicoccoides isolate Atlit2015 ecotype Zavitan chromosome 1B, WEW_v2.0, whole genome shotgun sequence:
- the LOC119348863 gene encoding peroxidase 1-like isoform X2 produces MASRSLMVVLLLAAVAATCARAQLHEKFYSESCPSVEDVVRREMVRALSLAPSLAGPLLRMHFHDCFVRGCDGSVLLDSANKTAEKDALPNQTLRGFGFIERVKAAVEKACPDTVSCADLLAIIARDAVWLSKGPFWEVLLGRRDGSVSISNDTDALPPPTANFTVLTQNFAAVNLDAKDLVVLSAAHTIGTSHCFSFSDRLYNFTGMENASDIDPSLEPQYMMKLKSKCASLNDNTTLVEMDPGSFKTFDTDYFKLVSKRRGLFHSDGALLTDPFTRAYVQRHATGAFKDEFFADFAVSMVKMGNNQVLTGSQGEIRKKCSVANH; encoded by the exons ATGGCGTCGAGGTCTTTGATGGTGGTGCTCCTgctcgcggcggtggcggcgacgtgCGCGCGGGCGCAGCTGCACGAGAAGTTCTACAGCGAGTCGTGCCCCAGCGTGGAGGACGTGGTGAGGAGGGAGATGGTGAGGGCGCTGTCCCTGGCGCCCAGCCTCGCCGGGCCGCTCCTCCGGATGCacttccacgactgcttcgtcaGG GGGTGTGACGGGTCGGTGCTGCTGGACTCGGCCAACAAGACGGCGGAGAAGGACGCGCTGCCGAACCAGACTCTCCGCGGCTTCGGCTTCATCGAGAGGGTGAAGGCCGCCGTGGAGAAGGCCTGCCCCGACACCGTCTCCTGCGCCGACCTGCTCGCCATCATTGCCAGGGACGCAGTCTGGCTG AGCAAGGGGCCATTCTGGGAAGTTCTTCTCGGCCGGCGAGACGGCAGCGTGTCCATCTCCAACGACACCGACGCGCTGCCACCCCCGACCGCCAACTTCACCGTGCTCACCCAGAACTTCGCCGCCGTGAACCTCGACGCCAAGGACCTCGTCGTCCTCTCAG CCGCGCACACGATCGGgacgtcgcactgcttctccttctCGGACCGGCTCTACAACTTCACCGGCATGGAGAACGCCAGCGACATCGACCCCTCGCTAGAGCCGCAGTACATGATGAAGCTCAAGAGCAAGTGCGCCAGCCTCAACGATAACACCACACTCGTGGAGATGGACCCCGGCAGCTTCAAGACCTTCGACACCGACTACTTCAAGCTGGTGAGCAAGCGCAGGGGCCTCTTTCACTCTGACGGCGCCCTCCTCACCGATCCCTTCACCCGCGCCTACGTCCAGCGCCATGCCACCGGCGCCTTCAAGGACGAGTTCTTCGCCGACTTCGCCGTCTCCATGGTCAAGATGGGCAACAACCAGGTGCTCACCGGCAGCCAGGGCGAGATCAGGAAGAAGTGCAGTGTGGCTAATCATTAA
- the LOC119348863 gene encoding peroxidase 1-like isoform X3: MASRSLMVVLLLAAVAATCARAQLHEKFYSESCPSVEDVVRREMVRALSLAPSLAGPLLRMHFHDCFVRGCDGSVLLDSANKTAEKDAQPNQTLRGFGFVERVKATVEKACPDTVSCADILALIARDAVWLSKGPFWTVPLGRRDGSVSISNETDALPPPTSNFTVLTQLFAVVNLDAKDLVVLSAGHTIGTSHCFSFSDRLYNFTGMENPSDIDPTLEPQYMMRLKSKCASLNDNTTLVEMDPGSFKTFDTDYFMLVSKRRGLFHSNGALLTDPFTRAYVQRHATGAFKGKFFADFAASMIKMGNADPLTGSQGEIGKKCSVVNH; the protein is encoded by the exons ATGGCGTCGAGGTCTTTGATGGTGGTGCTCCTgctcgcggcggtggcggcgacgtgCGCGCGGGCGCAGCTGCACGAGAAGTTCTACAGCGAGTCGTGCCCCAGCGTGGAGGACGTGGTGAGGAGGGAGATGGTGAGGGCGCTGTCCCTGGCGCCCAGCCTCGCCGGGCCGCTCCTCCGGATGCacttccacgactgcttcgtcaGG GGGTGCGACGGCTCGGTTCTGCTGGACTCGGCCAACAAGACGGCGGAGAAGGACGCGCAGCCGAACCAGACGCTCCGTGGTTTCGGCTTCGTCGAGAGGGTGAAGGCCACGGTGGAGAAGGCCTGCCCCGACaccgtctcctgcgccgacatccTCGCCCTCATTGCCAGGGACGCAGTATGGCTG AGCAAGGGTCCATTCTGGACAGTTCCTCTCGGCCGGCGAGACGGCAG CGTGTCCATTTCCAACGAGACCGACGCTCTGCCACCCCCGACCTCCAACTTCACCGTGCTCACCCAGCTCTTCGCCGTCGTGAACCTCGACGCAAAGGACCTTGTCGTCTTGTCCGCCGGGCACACCATCGGgacgtcgcactgcttctccttctCCGACCGACTCTACAACTTCACCGGCATGGAGAACCCCAGCGACATCGACCCCACGCTGGAGCCGCAGTACATGATGCGGCTAAAGAGCAAGTGTGCCAGCCTCAACGACAACACTACCCTCGTGGAGATGGACCCCGGCAGCTTCAAGACCTTCGACACCGACTACTTCATGCTGGTGAGCAAGCGGAGGGGCCTCTTCCACTCCAACGGCGCCCTTCTCACCGACCCCTTCACCCGCGCCTACGTCCAGCGCCATGCCACCGGCGCCTTCAAGGGCAAGTTCTTCGCCGACTTCGCCGCCTCCATGATCAAGATGGGCAACGCCGACCCGCTCACCGGAAGCCAGGGTGAGATCGGGAAGAAGTGCAGCGTGGTCAACCATTAA
- the LOC119348863 gene encoding peroxidase 1-like isoform X1 produces the protein MASRAATMVVLLLAAVAATATCAQAQLHEKFYSESCPSVEDVVRREMVRALSLAPSLAGPLLRMHFHDCFVRGCDGSVLLDSANKTAEKDALPNQTLRGFGFIERVKAAVEKACPDTVSCADLLAIIARDAVWLSKGPFWEVLLGRRDGSVSISNDTDALPPPTANFTVLTQNFAAVNLDAKDLVVLSAAHTIGTSHCFSFSDRLYNFTGMENASDIDPSLEPQYMMKLKSKCASLNDNTTLVEMDPGSFKTFDTDYFKLVSKRRGLFHSDGALLTDPFTRAYVQRHATGAFKDEFFADFAVSMVKMGNNQVLTGSQGEIRKKCSVANH, from the exons ATGGCGTCCAGGGCTGCGACGATGGTGGTGCTGCTgctcgcggcggtggcggcgacggcaaCGTGCGCGCAGGCGCAGCTGCACGAGAAGTTCTACAGCGAGTCGTGCCCCAGCGTGGAGGACGTGGTGAGGAGGGAGATGGTGAGGGCGCTGTCCCTGGCGCCCAGCCTCGCCGGGCCGCTCCTCCGGATGCacttccacgactgcttcgtcaGG GGGTGTGACGGGTCGGTGCTGCTGGACTCGGCCAACAAGACGGCGGAGAAGGACGCGCTGCCGAACCAGACTCTCCGCGGCTTCGGCTTCATCGAGAGGGTGAAGGCCGCCGTGGAGAAGGCCTGCCCCGACACCGTCTCCTGCGCCGACCTGCTCGCCATCATTGCCAGGGACGCAGTCTGGCTG AGCAAGGGGCCATTCTGGGAAGTTCTTCTCGGCCGGCGAGACGGCAGCGTGTCCATCTCCAACGACACCGACGCGCTGCCACCCCCGACCGCCAACTTCACCGTGCTCACCCAGAACTTCGCCGCCGTGAACCTCGACGCCAAGGACCTCGTCGTCCTCTCAG CCGCGCACACGATCGGgacgtcgcactgcttctccttctCGGACCGGCTCTACAACTTCACCGGCATGGAGAACGCCAGCGACATCGACCCCTCGCTAGAGCCGCAGTACATGATGAAGCTCAAGAGCAAGTGCGCCAGCCTCAACGATAACACCACACTCGTGGAGATGGACCCCGGCAGCTTCAAGACCTTCGACACCGACTACTTCAAGCTGGTGAGCAAGCGCAGGGGCCTCTTTCACTCTGACGGCGCCCTCCTCACCGATCCCTTCACCCGCGCCTACGTCCAGCGCCATGCCACCGGCGCCTTCAAGGACGAGTTCTTCGCCGACTTCGCCGTCTCCATGGTCAAGATGGGCAACAACCAGGTGCTCACCGGCAGCCAGGGCGAGATCAGGAAGAAGTGCAGTGTGGCTAATCATTAA
- the LOC119348865 gene encoding peroxidase 1-like has protein sequence MSRERRVPLVLALAAAAVVGALAVAEAELQVGFYNATCPIAEGVVFAEMHAILHEDPTLAPSLLRMHYHDCFVQGCDGSIMLRSRRGTAERDATPNRSMRGYDAIERIKAKLEMLCPLTVSCADIIAMAARDAVYLSKGPWYGVETGRRDGNVTVAEYAENDLAPPDSNIVDVKTFFSVKSLTAKDIVVLFGSHSIGTSHCEAFQKRLYNFTGAMDQDPSLDARYARQLRKLCPRRHGGRGRRTKVPMDPGSGFTFDLSYYRHVLATGGLFQSDGSLLHDAATRDYVERMANASSPDEYYQDFAAAMVKMGRTDVLPDHLGEVRATCGVFVD, from the exons ATGTCCAGGGAGCGGCGGGTGCCGCTCGTCCTggccctggcggcggcggcggtggtgggtgCCCTCGCGGTTGCGGAGGCGGAGCTGCAGGTCGGGTTCTACAATGCGACGTGCCCGATCGCGGAGGGCGTGGTGTTCGCGGAGATGCACGCCATCCTGCACGAGGACCCCACGCTCGCGCCCTCCCTGCTCCGGATGCACTACCACGACTGCTTCGTCCAGGGCTGCGACGGCTCCATCATGCTCAGGTCCAGGCGGGGCACGGCGGAGCGGGACGCCACCCCGAACCGGAGCATGCGCGGCTACGACGCCATCGAGAGGATCAAGGCCAAGCTCGAGATGCTCTGCCCGCTCaccgtctcctgcgccgacatcaTCGCCATGGCCGCCAGGGACGCCGTTTACCTG AGCAAGGGGCCGTGGTACGGCGTGGAGACCGGGCGGCGGGACGGCAACGTGACGGTGGCCGAGTACGCGGAGAACGACCTGGCGCCGCCGGACTCCAACATCGTCGACGTCAAGACCTTCTTCAGCGTCAAGTCCCTCACCGCCAAGGACATCGTCGTCCTCTTCG ggagccacAGCATCGGGACCTCCCACTGCGAGGCGTTCCAGAAGCGGCTCTACAACTTCACGGGCGCCATGGACCAGGACCCGTCGCTGGACGCCCGGTACGCGAGGCAGCTGAGGAAGCTCTGCCCGCGCCGCcacggcggccggggcaggaggaccAAGGTGCCCATGGACCCCGGCAGCGGCTTCACCTTCGACCTCAGTTACTACCGCCACGTGCTGGCCACGGGGGGGCTCTTCCAGTCCGACGGCAGCCTGCTCCACGACGCCGCCACCAGGGACTACGTCGAGAGGATGGCCAACGCGTCGTCGCCGGACGAGTACTACCAGGACTTCGCGGCGGCCATGGTCAAGATGGGCCGCACCGACGTGCTCCCCGACCACCTCGGTGAGGTCAGGGCGACCTGCGGCGTTTTTGTTGACTAG
- the LOC119348864 gene encoding traB domain-containing protein-like translates to MIRPPRLLLHRAPFLLRTPQPPRAPPLRARRALTPTLQSFASCRLAPLSLLMDPATPYSDADAYAYAEFNGETSVDDPEFADAEAEAGGEDAGDEMPRELPEELARGVVCLECQTSAEAVAAGEGETCRVYVVGTAHVSQESCDQVKAVINFLKPQAVFLELCSSRVSILTPQNLQVPTMNEMIDMWKKKKMNTFGILYSWFLAKVASQLDVLPGAEFRVAFEEAMTYGGKVILGDRPVQITLRRTWGKMSLWHRAKFLYYIVFQSLFLPSPEDLNKMLKDMDDVDMLTLVIQEMSKAFPSLMETLLHERDMYMSSKLLKVAREHSSVVAVVGKGHVSGIKKNWQQPIEVQSLMELPVPRKGVSKLKILASIGAVSAVVASGIYIWGKK, encoded by the exons ATGATCCGCCCGcctcgcctcctcctccaccgcgcCCCCTTCCTCCTCCGAACCCCGCAACCGCCTCGCGCCCCGCCGCTCCGCGCCCGCCGAGCCCTAACCCCGACTCTTCAGAGCTTCGCGTCCTGCCGCCTCGCGCCGCTCAGCCTGCTGATGGATCCGGCCACGCCctactccgatgccgacgcctACGCCTACGCCGAGTTCAACGGGGAGACTAGCGTGGACGACCCGGAGTTCGCGGACGCCGAGGCGGAAGCGGGGGGAGAGGACGCTGGTGATGAGATGCCCAGGGAACTGCCCGAGGAGCTCGCCAGAGGGGTGGTGTGCCTCGAGTGCCAGACTTCGGCCGAGGCCGTGGCGGCCGGGGAAGGCGAGACCTGCCGCGTCTACGTCGTCGGCACTGCCCATGTCTCGCAG GAATCATGTGATCAAGTCAAAGCCGTCATCAACTTTCTGAAACCTCAG GCTGTTTTCTTGGAACTGTGTTCCAGCAGGGTTTCTATTCTGACACCACAAAACCTTCAG GTTCCTACTATGAACGAAATGATTGACATGTGGAAGAAGAAAAAGATGAACACCTTTGGGATTCTCTATAGCTGGTTTCTTGCAAAG GTTGCTAGCCAGCTTGATGTGTTACCTGGAGCTGAATTTCGAGTGGCATTTGAGGAAGCAATGACTTATGGTGGCAAAGTTATCCTTGGAGATCGCCCTGTCCAG aTCACTCTAAGGAGAACTTGGGGGAAAATGTCATTGTGGCACAGGGCTAAATTTCTGTACTACATTGTTTTCCAGTCCTTATTTTTACCGAGCCCTGAAGATCTTAATAAAATG TTAAAGGACATGGATGATGTCGACATGCTAACACTTGTCATTCAAGAGATGAGTAAGGCATTTCCTAGTCTGATGGAGACACTTCTCCATGAACGTGATAT GTATATGTCTTCCAAATTATTGAAGGTAGCAAGGGAACATTCTTCAGTGGTGGCAGTTGTGGGAAAAGGGCATGTTTCTGGGATAAAGAAAAATTGGCAACAACCTATTGAG GTACAAAGTTTGATGGAATTACCTGTGCCTAGGAAAGGTGTTTCGAAGTTGAAAATTTTGGCGTCCATTGGAGCAGTAAGCGCAGTAGTAGCATCTGGAATCTATATATGGGGTAAAAAATAA